A single window of Sparus aurata chromosome 12, fSpaAur1.1, whole genome shotgun sequence DNA harbors:
- the LOC115592673 gene encoding uncharacterized protein LOC115592673: MESTKQKRNSMEYPPLFTDPPPEYTTETPTPDVTMATGKTKGSVKYEDIISKSLLVRSGSPAVYQLRPKKEEIGSLRRMTLGENDVNHPNKTILLVGETGTGKSALINALVNYTIGVKWEDDVWFQIVEEKRNQSESQTSDVIVYQIFGFEGKTLPYSLTIIDTPGYEYNRGTEHDVIISERLLEWFRSDDGVHEINAVGLVLKASENRLDDRLMYIFNSVVSLFGKNMEQNIVALITHSSGPTYKNALKALEAANIKCAKDEKNQPLHFLFNNCQQDRTEDTEEYLQQAFTETTGGLKKFTDFLEKTRPQQLKTTVEVLNSRIRLKACIQNLKERIQLTEDQQTEIQQTQEALKKHEEEMKSNEKFTVDVDEVYKEKQTINKGYWGLWFYEGAVCCTVCEENCHHPGCTKAWYPKHCEVMKGGRCTSCTNKCPVSDHVKEGWIYVTKTRKVEKTLQDVKEKYEKNKEGHESKLSLLEILAKKKKELQKERDQMLEETFQYISKLQQIALKVDSLSTLVHLDFLIEKMKEKGDKEKIQKLEEMKRRVDDRTRAAMCYRQTVTAKEKM; the protein is encoded by the exons ATGGAATCAACGAAACAAAAAAGGAACAGCATGGAATATCCACCTTTattcactgatccacctcctgAATATACAACAGAG ACACCAACACCAGacgtcaccatggcaacagg GAAAACTAAAGGCTCAGTGAAATACGAGGACATCATCTCGAAGAGTCTTCTTGTCCGTTCAGGATCTCCTGCTGTCTACCAGCTGAGACCAAAGAAAGAGGAGATTGGATCTCTAAGAAGAATGACTCTTGGTGAAAATGATGTGAACCATCCAAACAAAACCATCTTACTTGTGGGagaaacaggaacaggaaaATCTGCTCTGATCAACGCTCTGGTCAACTACACCATAGGAGTGAAGTGGGAGGACGATGTCTGGTTTCAGATTgtagaggagaagagaaacCAATCAGAGAGTCAGACATCAGATGTGATTGTGTACCAGATCTTTGGATTTGAAGGTAAAACTCTGCCCTACTCTCTGACCATCATCGACACTCCTGGATATGAATATAACAGAGGGACCGaacatgatgtcatcatcagtgAAAGATTATTAGAGTGGTTCCGCTCAGATGATGGAGTTCATGAGATTAATGCAGTGGGTCTGGTGCTGAAAGCCAGTGAGAATCGACTGGATGATCGACTGATGTACATCTTTAATTCAGTGGTGTCTCTGTTTGGAAAAAACATGGAGCAGAACATCGTCGCCCTCATCACACACTCAAGTGGTCCGACATATAAAAATGCTCTGAAAGCTCTCGAGGCTGCAAACATTAAATGTGCCAAAGATGAAAAGAATCAgcctcttcacttcctgtttaatAACTGCCAGCAAGACAGGACAGAGGACACAGAAGAATATCTTCAACAAGCATTTACAGAAACAACTGGAGGACTGAAGAAGTTCACAGACTTTCTGGAAAAAACTAGACCACAACAGCTGAAGACAACTGTGGAAGTTCTGAATTCACGAATCAGACTGAAAGCCTGCATCCAAAACCTGAAAGAGAGGATTCAGTTAACTGAAGACCAACAGACAGAAATCCAACAGACACAGGAAGCTCTGAAGAAACAtgaagaagagatgaagagtAATGAGAAGTTCACTGTAGACGTTGATGAGGtctacaaagagaaacaaactatTAATAAGGGATATTGGGGGTTGTGGTTTTATGAAGGAGCTGTGTGCTGTACAGTCTGTGAGGAGAACTGTCACCATCCTGGATGCACAAAGGCCTGGTATCCAAAGCACTGTGAGGTGATGAAAGGTGGCCGCTGCACTTCATGTACCAATAAGTGTCCTGTGTCAGATCACGTGAAAGAAGGCTGGATCTATGTGACCAAGAcaagaaaagttgaaaagacCCTACAAGATGTGAAAGAGAAGTATGAAAAGAACAAGGAGGGACATGAGAGCAAGTTGAGCCTTTTGGAAATTcttgcaaagaaaaagaaagaacttcagaaagagagagatcagATGTTGGAGGAGACCTTCCAGTATATTTCCAAACTGCAGCAGATCGCTCTGAAAGTTGATTCACTGTCCACTCTGGTCCACTTGGACTTCCTGATTGAGAAGATGAAGGAGaaaggagacaaagagaagatCCAGAAActggaagagatgaagagaCGAGTGGATGACAGAACCAGAGCAGCGATGTGCTACAGACAAACAGTGACTGCTAAAGAAAAAATGTAA